One genomic region from Eptesicus fuscus isolate TK198812 chromosome 4, DD_ASM_mEF_20220401, whole genome shotgun sequence encodes:
- the LOC129148738 gene encoding protein SET-like — protein sequence MAPKHQSSLPPLLKKPKLPPGPKPEKKPTPQDMPKGEKEQQEAIEHIDEAQNEIDRLNEQASKEILKVEQKYNKLHQPFFQKRSELITKIPNFWVTTFVNHPQVSTLLGEEDEEALHYLTRVEVTEFEDIKSGYRIDFYFDENPHFKNKVLSKEFHLNESGDPSSKSTEIKWKSGKDLTKRSSQTQNKASRKRQHEEPESFLTWFTDHSDAGADELGEVIKDDIWPNPLQYYLVPDMDDEEGEGGEDDDDEEEEEGL from the coding sequence atggccccCAAACACCAGTCCTCACTCCCACCTCTACTGAAGAAACCGAAACTGCCTCCAGGCCCCAAGCCAGAGAAGAAGCCGACCCCTCAGGACATgccaaagggagaaaaagaacagcaagaagCGATTGAACATATTGATGAAGCACAAAATGAAATAGACAGACTTAATGAACAAGCCAGTAAGGAGATTTTGAAAGTAGAACAGAAATATAACAAACTCCACCAACCATTTTTTCAGAAGAGGTCAGAATTGATCACCAAAATCCCAAATTTTTGGGTAACAACATTTGTCAACCATCCACAAGTGTCTACACTGCTTGGGGAAGAGGATGAAGAGGCACTGCATTATTTGACAAGAGTTGAAGTGACAGAATTTGAAGATATTAAATCAGGTTacagaatagatttttattttgatgaaaatccTCACTTCAAAAATAAAGTTCTCTCCAAAGAGTTTCATCTGAATGAGAGTGGTGATCCATCTTCAAAGTCCACTGAAATCAAATGGAAATCTGGAAAGGATTTGACGAAACGTTCAAGTCAAACACAGAATAAAGCCAGCAGGAAGAGACAGCATGAGGAACCAGAGAGCTTCTTGACCTGGTTTACTGACCATTCTGATGCAGGTGCAGATGAGTTAGGAGAAGTCATCAAAGATGACATTTGGCCAAATCCATTACAGTACTACTTGGTTCCTGACATGGATgatgaagaaggggaaggaggagaagatgatgatgatgaagaagaagaggaagggttgTAA